In the Pedobacter cryoconitis genome, ACAGTATATCTGCTTTGTTGAAACGCAAACTTACGTTTGGAGCTTGAGAGGGATTGGTGGTAAAGCCTTTATCCCAAAATATAACAATATTGGCCGAAGTAGCCATTCTTGCGTAACTCCATTCAGAATTGTCATTATTCAGGTCTATACCTTGCCATTCATTTGGAATATAAATGTTTTTCTCCGCTGCCAATGCTAAATTAGCTCCCATCAATGCTGGTTTTTCATTTGTAGCGTCTTTTACATTTGCAGCCTCTTTTTTACAAGAGGCAATCATTACCGCAAGTACGATAATCATCATTTCTAATTTTCTTTTCATAGGTTGAGTTAGGTTGGTTTATTGTTTTTCAGAAACATTACATCTGGTATGTCATATTTCTATTTTTTTAGTCTACAATTTCTTATGGTTTTATGTTAATAATAGACGTTTAAATTTATACACTTAGTGGTAATAATAATTACCTTATATTAACTGATAGTCATTGTAAATTGTCGCAGAGTTATTCCTGAAATACTGAATTATAACTTGTAGAATTACCTTCATTTCTAAGATTTTCTTAATAGGAAGCAAAGAAGTGATTTGGAAATAAATAATAACTTTAAAAATAAGATGTTATGCTAAAAAGTTTTGTTGCGCTTTTGTTGAGGTTGGAAGCTATGTTAAACGCTAGTAATCGTTATATGGTGAAAATAACCAGATGCAAAAATCAAGGTTTAAACAATATGTGGATGGTTTTGGAATTCGACTCGCTGGATAACGCACCTTTTTTTAATATATTTCAGCTGCAAATGCTGTATTTCCAATACACAAAATAAATCTCAAATACGGGTAGAGCAAGAGCTGAAAAATATATAGTTTTAGATTAAGGCTATATTCGAGGCTAATTCAGCTGAATGGCGTTGAATAGTTTTTGTGTGATGGGGATACTGACTCTTTGATGAAATGAGTGAAGACGAAAGACGAGCTGCTCCAGGTTAAAATAATCATCATAAGTGACGAGATTTATGTTGCTATGAATAATCCCTTTCAACAAAGCTTCAAACAGACTTATTCAGCTATTGCCCCAACTTTCCAAAGCATCAGGTACAACAGTATTTATAATAGATCAGTGGCACTGGCCATCAGTTGGAAATTTGGGGGGGGGCGTCGGGAAAAAGAAAATGGCAACGGTATCGAAGAACACATTAATAAGTCATCAGTACTGCGGTTAAAACCATGAAATCTAGTAGCAAATCCACCAACATAGATATTTGCATATACCTGATTCCATTGAGTAAACTGATTCTTTTAGAGAGGCTAAAATAATTATAATTTCATATATATTTGGTTACGTTAAATTGAGTGATCCCAACTGAACATTATATGTACGAAATTATAACGCAATCTTTACGTGCTTTGGTAGATTTTAATGATGAGGAGCTTTTCCTGTTCATGCAGCGGCTTAAACCATTGAATTTAAAAAAGCATGACTTTTTTCTTGAATCGGGTAAGGTTTGTAAGGGAATGGTTATTATTCAGAAAGGCGGATTGAGGTATTTTTCAAGAAGTGAAAAGGGTGATTATACCTTAGGATTTTCATTTGAGGGTGATTGGCTTGGTGATTATGAAAGTTTTCTCTTGCAGACGCCATCTGCTGATTATATAGAAGCTTTAGAAGACAGTGAGTTATTTGTTTTAAGTTATGCAGATATGCAGGATTTGTATAGCTATAGTCAGCGTTTTGAAAAGTTTGGCCGGCTAATCGCTGAAAGACTCTTTATCGATGCCGTTAAAAGCAAGCGAAATTTAATTATCCAGTCTGCTGAAGACCGCTATCTGGAATTAATTGAAGGTAAACCTCAGATTTTGAACAGACTTCCTCAACATCTTATCGCCTCTTACCTTGGGATTCAACCGCAAAGCTTAAGCAGGATTCGGGCAAAATTGGCCAACCGACGTTAACATAGGTTAATAAGCCAGTTACGCTTTTTAACTCCATATCATTTTATAGCTAAGAAATTCCCTTCACTTTTGTGGTGTTCAGTTTAACAACTTAAACCACAACTCAAATGAATCCAGCAAATGTTTTTTCAGTCGTCGGGGCAATTGCCGCCCTGCAATGGTTTTTGTTAATCTTCTTGCCTCATTGGAAGATTACACAATTGTTAGTTCGATATCGTGTCATTCCAATGGTTCTTTCTGCCATTTATTGTATATACATTATCGGATTTTTTAGTGTTCAAGGAGCAGGTTTTGGGTCGATTGCTGAAGTAAGAACGCTTTTCAATAACGATCAATTGCTCCTGGCAGGCTGGGTACATTATCTTGCTTTTGATCTTTTGATTGGTTTTTACATTCTTCAATCTGCTCAGTCAAAAGCCATTTCGCACATACTGGTAATTCCATGTCTGATCCTGACTTTTATGTTTGGACCCTGTGGTTATTTACTGTATCAGGTTATACGAAAAATCAAAACTTCCATATGAAAATGCTATTTAACAGGATCAAGGCTATAAGCCCAATTTTATATTACTTTTCCCTGGGATATCTGGCTTTATTTTTAATGTTGGTTATGCTTGCTCAGTTTGACCACAGGCAACTTTCAGGTGTTAATTTGTGGCTCAAACCTGGTAAATTTGCTTTATCTATTGCCTTATATTGCTTAACATGGCCGCTTTATTTACAATTTCTGCCCTTTAAATTGTTAGGTCGCCGTTTTGCAAATTTTACAGTCTTCGCGATGAGCTTTGAAATGATTGCAATCGTTTCGCAGGCAGCTAGAGGACAGATGTCTCATTATAATATTTCAAGTACCTATAACGCGCTTGTTTTTAGTTTGATGGGTGTTGTAATAGTTGCACAAACGTTATTTGCATTATATGTTGGCTTCACATTTTTCAAAGTAAAAGCGCTGAGCCTGAGTCCCGCTTTGCTATGGGCAATCCGGTTGGGAATCATCGTTTCGTGTATTTTTGCGCTTGAAGGAGGTATAATGGCCTCAAGGCTTTCACATGCTGTTG is a window encoding:
- a CDS encoding ABA4-like family protein, which gives rise to MNPANVFSVVGAIAALQWFLLIFLPHWKITQLLVRYRVIPMVLSAIYCIYIIGFFSVQGAGFGSIAEVRTLFNNDQLLLAGWVHYLAFDLLIGFYILQSAQSKAISHILVIPCLILTFMFGPCGYLLYQVIRKIKTSI
- a CDS encoding Crp/Fnr family transcriptional regulator, with amino-acid sequence MYEIITQSLRALVDFNDEELFLFMQRLKPLNLKKHDFFLESGKVCKGMVIIQKGGLRYFSRSEKGDYTLGFSFEGDWLGDYESFLLQTPSADYIEALEDSELFVLSYADMQDLYSYSQRFEKFGRLIAERLFIDAVKSKRNLIIQSAEDRYLELIEGKPQILNRLPQHLIASYLGIQPQSLSRIRAKLANRR